The genomic stretch GGTAACGTAAACCAGACTACAACAGCCAAAATTGCTAACAATAGTTGTAGAACACGCTTAGCTTTACGGTCAAATAAGGCGTCGACACGTGCTTTCAGATCGTAACCATATTGTAATAAAGGGCTCGTTTTTTGCGCCCAATGAAATAAAGTTGACGTCGCTTTACTATCTGCACTATTCACTACAGATATCGAAATTAACCGACGCTTTAATGCCTGTCGCTGGCGCTGATGCTGTAAGGCTTTATAACTACTAAACACAAACATAATCAATAACAGCAGGCCTATCACCATGACTGACATCATCGCACTCCCATGGCTTGTTTCAACTGAGATTCAAGTTGATAGTAACGCGCCTTCTCACTAAATCGCGGCAAGATTTTCGTGGATAGAAACTCCCCAACAAGATCGCCATTAACATCCATTTGCTGATAATCAAAATAGAACAGATCATGAGTAAGGTATTGATCGCCTTCAAGGCCGACAACTTCGGTAATATTAATTACTCGACGTTTACCGTCTCGCATACGCTCCACTTGCACAACAACATCCACAGTACTGGCTATCTGGCGACGTAATGCAGACACAGGTAAATTAACCTCTGCCATTAACAGCATGTTTTCTAAACGGATTAACGCATCGTGCGGCGTATTGGCATGCAATGTGGACATTGAACCATCATGACCAGTATTCATCGCCTGCATCATATCAAACGCTTCAGCGCCACGGACTTCACCTAAAATAATTCGGTCAGGACGCATCCGCAATGCATTACGTAGCAACTCACGCTGACCGATGGCTGCAGCGCCTTCGATATTAGCAGGCCTTGTTTCAATACTCACCACGTGTGGTTGCTGTAATTTTAATTCCGCTGCATCTTCAATCGTAATGATACGCTCGTCAGGTGAAATACCAAACGACAACGCATTCAGCAATGTCGTTTTACCGGCGCCGGTACCACCCGAAATCAGCACATTAACTCGGGATCGCGCAATAATATTTAGCACATCCGCCATATCAGACGACATAGCACCGAACGCTGCAAGTTGCTGCAAGCTATGTTTTTGCTCATTAAATTTACGGATAGAAATACACGTACCATTTAATGCCAATGGTGGGATAAGCACATTCACACGACTGCCGTTGGGTAAACGCGCATCAACCATCGGCGTTGTTTCATCGACACGACGACCGATACGACTTACTATTCGACGCGCTAAATTCAATACATGTTCTTCATCACGAAAACGAACATCGGCACGCTTGACCTTTCCGCGATATTCAACAAATACCTCGGTATGACCATTAACCATGATGTCTGTTATCTCAGGGTCATCCATTAACACTTGTAAAGGACCCAACCCCAGCATTTCATCAACAAGGCGCTGACTGATATTACGTTGCTCAGTACCCCCAATTGGAAATTGCTGACGAGCAGCAATATCACCGACGGCTTCAAACGTACGTACCTCAAGTTCTTCAGGCGTCAGCGTCACAACGACAGCAGGGGCTATGATCGCCATTATCTCTTGCTGGATAACATGAAAACGCTGCTCTTCAACATTATCATTCGATGTGACGTCCGCAACATCTGTGGATACGGATAATGTCAGTAACGACTCCATTGGCGTCGGTGTGACTGTATTAGTTCCAAACATTACGCCCCCTTACGCCAGCGAAACACACTAGGCTTTGATACTTTAGATTCACCACTAATAACAGCAACCAGTTTTTTCAATGCCTTTGCACTGCGACTTTTTTGATTAATAGCCAATAAACCGAGCGCATTACCGGTCCGCATATCTTCTGGAGAATACGGAATTTCAACATCCAATTTACGGTCCAAAGTCGCCGCGACATCATTAGCCGTAATTAAGGATTGTGCTGCGGGTTTCGTGTGATTAAGCACCACTATCGTGCGAGTGTCTAATGAGCCTGTAGAGGCTAACTTCGTCAATAATTGATTGCTACTGCGGATAGATGCTAATGTCGGTTCAACAATCACCACACGGATATCACTGCGATTTAATGTTTCAAAGCCCACTTTATCGCGTAAACAGAATGCAGGAATATCCCAAATAACATGGTTCGCTTGTTCTAGGCAAAAGTCAGACACTTTATCCATACTTGCAACATCAGGCCAAAAGTGCAGTTCAAAACCAGACGCATAACCGGTAAATAGGTATAAATCATCATTAACCTTAACCCCGCTACGTTGATAGATAACAGGCTCTAAACGGTCTGGAAATTGCAGCATTTCTAGCAATGCGTTATTCGCTTGTACACTGAATTGTAAGTCTAAATCACCGGTCAAAAAATCAAGGTCAGCACAAGCGACACTGGTCTGACTCAATTGAGATAAACCCCAAGCAATATTGGCGATTAACGAGGTTGTACCAGCGCCACCTTTGGCACTCACAACTGCGATCTTATGACGTTTTACGTGACCATTGGCGATTGGATTAGACGCTTGCATTATTACTGCCCTCCTAAGCTAGACGAAATACTACTGCTGTTATTTTTATCTGCTTGATCGCTATTGCTGGTCGTTGGCTGATAATAAGTATCCACTCTTGATACAGCTTTACGACCCTCTGTTGCATCGAGCGTACGTCCAATAGCAAGATCTCTTGGTGTTGCAACCATTTGCGCTAAAGTACTCGCATTGGCGCAACCAAAGTTAGGGCTCGATTTAAATTCATTTAACATACTGTGATCCAGCTTCCCTGCAACACAATTAGGTACAAGGCTACGATAAGATTCAACGAATAAGGCGACATCAGCTACCGTTGATGTTTCAGCTACTTCGCTTGTTACCTGAGATGGATACACACCGGCCTGTTTTAACAATGCCGTTAATGCAGGTACTGCACTCGCGCCTTTGCTGCTATAAGTGGCTATCTTTATCCGCAATGCTGACGAATCACCTCTTTGATAAATAAATTCATTCAACGCGGCCTGATCACTTTTTGATAATCCCTTTTGATCCAGTTGTAACGCTATTTTGTGCGTAACCGCTTCTACTTGAACTTCTGGTTGACGCTGTACAGAATCAATTGCACAGGCACTCAACAAACCACACATTATTAATATCGAAAATATCCGCATAACTACCTCAGTAATAAAATCCGTTATCGCCAAGCAGTCGCGGTTGGCGATTGTCAGTACGATCTTCATTGGTTGTTGAACTTGCTGTTTGTTTGTCTATTGGCCAGGCTAATAAGCGTTCAACATCACTCATCGGGATCAAACCATCTGTTGGCAACGCGAATGTGTCAGAACGAGTCGGTTGCACTAAATAAGCCGTCGCAATAATAATGAGTTCCGTT from Moritella marina ATCC 15381 encodes the following:
- a CDS encoding CpaF family protein — encoded protein: MFGTNTVTPTPMESLLTLSVSTDVADVTSNDNVEEQRFHVIQQEIMAIIAPAVVVTLTPEELEVRTFEAVGDIAARQQFPIGGTEQRNISQRLVDEMLGLGPLQVLMDDPEITDIMVNGHTEVFVEYRGKVKRADVRFRDEEHVLNLARRIVSRIGRRVDETTPMVDARLPNGSRVNVLIPPLALNGTCISIRKFNEQKHSLQQLAAFGAMSSDMADVLNIIARSRVNVLISGGTGAGKTTLLNALSFGISPDERIITIEDAAELKLQQPHVVSIETRPANIEGAAAIGQRELLRNALRMRPDRIILGEVRGAEAFDMMQAMNTGHDGSMSTLHANTPHDALIRLENMLLMAEVNLPVSALRRQIASTVDVVVQVERMRDGKRRVINITEVVGLEGDQYLTHDLFYFDYQQMDVNGDLVGEFLSTKILPRFSEKARYYQLESQLKQAMGVR
- a CDS encoding CpaD family pilus assembly lipoprotein encodes the protein MRIFSILIMCGLLSACAIDSVQRQPEVQVEAVTHKIALQLDQKGLSKSDQAALNEFIYQRGDSSALRIKIATYSSKGASAVPALTALLKQAGVYPSQVTSEVAETSTVADVALFVESYRSLVPNCVAGKLDHSMLNEFKSSPNFGCANASTLAQMVATPRDLAIGRTLDATEGRKAVSRVDTYYQPTTSNSDQADKNNSSSISSSLGGQ
- a CDS encoding AAA family ATPase: MQASNPIANGHVKRHKIAVVSAKGGAGTTSLIANIAWGLSQLSQTSVACADLDFLTGDLDLQFSVQANNALLEMLQFPDRLEPVIYQRSGVKVNDDLYLFTGYASGFELHFWPDVASMDKVSDFCLEQANHVIWDIPAFCLRDKVGFETLNRSDIRVVIVEPTLASIRSSNQLLTKLASTGSLDTRTIVVLNHTKPAAQSLITANDVAATLDRKLDVEIPYSPEDMRTGNALGLLAINQKSRSAKALKKLVAVISGESKVSKPSVFRWRKGA